Part of the Quercus lobata isolate SW786 chromosome 6, ValleyOak3.0 Primary Assembly, whole genome shotgun sequence genome, tatatattagtttttttattacacATTATATGAAAGTTTGAAGGACAGGCTTATGGTAGAGACCCAGCAAAACATAATAAATTCAATACCACCCCatccaaccaaaaaaaccaTGGAACATTggaacaataaaagaaaattaattaagacaCAAAGCTATTTCTTCAAGGCTTGGTAGCAGCCAAGGTGTTTCCAATGTCAATGACAAACCTGTATCTAACATCATTCTTAGCAAGACGCTCCATTGCGGTGTTCACATAATCCATTGAAACAACCTCAATGTCTGCCGTGATGCCATGTTTTGCTGCAAAGTCAATCATCTCTTGCGTCTCTTTCATTCCTCCAATGCCACTCCCGGCAACCATCTTCCTTCctgaatttttttccaaatcttAGTAACTCTCTTaactaataatgaaaaatctaaacaaaattcTAATTAAGGGTAATCTTAATGGATAGAATTATTGGATAATCTTAAGATGGGGAAATTAAAACTTCTCTCCACCCTTTCCTCTAAGGCCAAAACTTATAAAACaataaagtaaagaaataaGAACAAGTAATACTAGtgatattataattaattcAGACCACCGCGCACCCTTAGCATAATAGTCACTCTACAAGTGTAAGTATTTGTAGGGTGAAAAGGGTAAGGACTGGGGTTTAAGTTTCCAGAAAGAAGCTTCATATAcgtatacacttaaattaggttagagtagaattttattttatataaaaaaaaatgaataaatgaataattcgacatttatttatttattttattagcgAAATGATactaatcacatttattattatctcgatttttacccttttttttcttgtaaaaatgGTAGAAAAAGCCTTTGCATTTTTCAGATGAAAAGTTGCAAAgcacaaaaaatggaaaatttatcATGGTCTTAAATTCTTAATAAGCAATTACCCGAAAGCAACGGAAACACAGGTAGCTCAAGTGGCTTGTCCGGTACACCCACCATGACAAGCGTTCCATGGGACTTCAATAGACCAAGCAATGGTAAAATGGGGTGCACTGCAGAAACAGTATCAATGATACCATCCATTGTGTTCATGGCAGCCTGCACAAATTTAATATGTGTCCATCATCGACACCCAATATCTCAAAGTACAACCATTATGAGCATGAGTTTAAAAGATGGAAAGTAATATAAGCTAAAAATATACCTGAATTTGGTCTGGATCACGGCTAACCAAAAAAGAATCAGCACCAAGATGTCCCAAAGCTTCATCCTTCTTGCTAGGTGAGGTACTAATAACAGTCACTTTTGCCCCAAAAGCCTTAGCAAATTTGACAGCTACATGACCAAGCCCACCTAAGCCCACAACCCCAATATGCTTACCAGGTTGGGCTAAACCAAAATATTTCAAGGGACTATACACTGTGATCCCAGCACAGAGTAGTGGAGCACCAGCGTCAAGTGGCATATTTTCTGGGAAATGAACTATGTAGCGCTCATTAGCTACCATTGTGTCTGAATAGCCTCCATAGTTGAATGTTCCATCATGATAAATGGAATTGTAAGTGAGTATCACTTTGGGACAGTAATTTTCAAGGTCATTTTTGCAGCTCTCGCAGGAGTGACATGCACCAACCATGCATCCTACGCCCACTTTGTCTCCAACTTTAACTTTATTCACCTTGCTCCCTACTTCTGTCACTTCCCCAACAATTTCGTGCCTTCGACACAAAAATTCCAATGTCAATTTTTACTTGtgagatttcaaaatataaactttCTTGTTTCCATTCTCAAAGTTATGTTCATTATAAAACTAATCATATTGAACTATGATATATTACTTTGTTAAGATGTTTACAATTAATGtatattcttattcttaaaaGAATAATCTCTTTGTATAACATTTAAATTGTTGTAATGTGGGTTCTAATTAACTCGAttgataaagtctctgatagttgaataagagatctgcggttcaatctctgcctacaccaaaaactgattagtgtcttgcTCTAacgataaagagttatcatcaaaaGCGGACgccataaatttaaaattatctaaaaaaaacttgttataataaattaaaaaataaatatacatatattcaTCCAACATTATCTCTTTTCTAGTCACATTGGCCGATgtgttttaaaattgtttaatcaaaattattttgattttgaacttAGATGCATTAACCACACCACTTTCATCCATTTCTCTTGGAATATTATGATTGGAATTTAGTGAACttttaatctaaaaatcaaaGTATGTGATGCAAgcctttaggtttttttttttttttcattatctctTATATTTGGAATAATGTAAagaattcttttatatttatgttattttgagattttttatacataaaaaaatttatataaatgatttttttttttttttttgctaaatcaTACATGTGCTCAATGATTAACAAGTCATGTGAATATTATATaaaacactttctttaacaatttgatgaaaacttactagaaaaaaaaaagttttgataaaataattcCTCAATCATAGAGACGTAATCAAAGCAATTGAAAACTAATTAGTATAATAAGCAATGAATAAAACTTGGAGATGAATTGTGAAAGTttacccccccaaaaaaaagcccATATTCTACTAAATTTAATAcctagcattttttttctattgctttatatatatcatcatcattatAATCACTTGACATATATTTTGAGAGGATTATGACTTAATTTGTTTGGCTATTGTCTATAGATTTGCTTATAAcataactatttaaaaaaaaaaaaaaaagaggagattAAGTGTAATTTTCGTAAAAATTACTTGCAATAACTATATCTAGATATtggta contains:
- the LOC115994453 gene encoding probable mannitol dehydrogenase, which produces MAKVPPEEEHPVKAFGWAARDQSGHLSPFNFSRRETGDEDVRFKVLYCGICHSDLHSIKNDWGFSFYPLVPGHEIVGEVTEVGSKVNKVKVGDKVGVGCMVGACHSCESCKNDLENYCPKVILTYNSIYHDGTFNYGGYSDTMVANERYIVHFPENMPLDAGAPLLCAGITVYSPLKYFGLAQPGKHIGVVGLGGLGHVAVKFAKAFGAKVTVISTSPSKKDEALGHLGADSFLVSRDPDQIQAAMNTMDGIIDTVSAVHPILPLLGLLKSHGTLVMVGVPDKPLELPVFPLLSGRKMVAGSGIGGMKETQEMIDFAAKHGITADIEVVSMDYVNTAMERLAKNDVRYRFVIDIGNTLAATKP